The Desulfovibrio sp. JC010 nucleotide sequence CGTCTGCAGTATCTGGACGATGTTTTCAATGGCCGCATAACTACCATGACCTCCACCGAACCGAACATCCGGGCCGGTGTTGCCGAGGCTGATCTTGTCATCGGCGCGGTGCTCATTCCCGGTGCCAAGGCTCCGAATCTTGTCACCCGCGGCATGCTCTCCACTATGAAGGAAGGAGCCGTTATTGTCGATGTCGCAGTTGACCAGGGCGGTTGTGTTGAAACCATCAAGCCCACCACCCACAGTGATCCTACTTATGTTGTGGATGGTGTTGTGCACTACGGTGTTGCCAACATGCCCGGCGCGGTGCCCAGAACCTCCACTTTCGCGCTGGTCAACCAGACCCTGCCTTACGCCTTGCAGCTTGCAGATAAGGGGCTGGGTGCTCTTCGCGAAAATCCCTGTCTTAAACTCGGCCTGAATACCATGAAAGGCAAGCTGACCTACGCTGCAGTAGGTGAAGCTTTCGGCATCGATTCAGTGGCTCCTGACGAAGCTCTCGGTTAATCCGGGTAACGTTATCATTTTCGAATTTACGGGGTGGAGGCAGATGTCTCCACCCTTTTTTATGATCTACTCAAGATTCGGCACAAGTCCTACAAATATATTTTTCAGGTGATAAAACCTGTTCTTTGGGTTATCATAGACTCCATTCTGAGGTGTATTAAGGAGTTGTTATGTCTGACAACCGAAAGATAATAATGGAAAATCTGGCTGTTGCAGCGGCCTACTGGATTGTGTCTCATCTGAACTGGGTCGTATTCAGCAGTGTGGGTGTGTTGCCCATGCCTATATGGCCTGCGGCGGCTGTTGCTATTATTGCTGCGTTATATAGAGGGTGGGCCATCGGTTCGGGCATAGCCCTGGGAACAATTCTGGCCAACCATTTTTCACTGGGCGCGCCGTGGGCTTTTGCGTGCTGCATTGCGGTTATGAATACGCTGGGTCCGCTTTTAGGGGCCTCGCTGATCAGAAGTAAAAACGGCGGCGGGCTGCATTTCAAGACTGCCGGAAATATGGGCTTTGCCGTGTTTGTCGGGGTTTTCCTTGTTCCGCTGCTGACTGCGCTCGGAGGAATCGGCAGTAAATTTATGTTCGGATTTCTGCCCGCAGGTAAGGTGGTTGTTTCAATTGCCCGTTGGGGTATGGCCCATGCTCTGGGAACGTTTGTTTTTGCGGTTCCCTATTTTGCATGGCTGGAAAGCAGGGTGAGCCATGAGCGGTAGTAAGAATCCCGGCAGATCCATGCTGCTGACCTTTCTTTTATTTGCCCTTTGCATGTGGTTTGTAGATTCAATTTTTGAATTGCTTTGGTTTAATGAAGAGGGGGCGGGGCTGGGTCATCACTTCTTTCCCATAGACGACCCGCATGAAATGTTCATGCGTATCCTGATGGTCAGTTCGATACTGCTCAGTGGAGCGGTTGTTTCTTTCATGTATGGGCGAGTGTCACTTTCTGAAGAACGGGCTCGTGAAAGTGAGCAGAAGCTGAAAACCATATTTAATTCCATCGGGGATGCGGTGATTGCCACTGATGCACAGGGGCGGGTTACCCGCATGAATCCGGTGGCCGAGCAGCTTACCGGGTGGTCTGTGGGAGCTGCGACGGGGCTTGCCCTGCCTGATGTTTTCAAGATCATTAATTCCGTTACCAAGCATCCGTGTGAAAATCCTGTGGATAAGGTTTTGCAGTCGAAGAAAGTGGTCGGGCTTGCCAATCACACCACACTTATTTCCCATGACGGAGAGGAGTTCCAGATTGCGGATTCCGCAGCTCCTGTGTTTGATAAATATGGCAATATTTCAGGCACTGTCCTTGTCTTCAGGGATGTTTCGGAAGACTATCGGCAACGGGAGGAGTTGCGAAAACTGCGTAATTACCTTTCCAACATCATTGATTCCATGCCTTCCATTCTTGTGGGGGTGGATGTGGATGGCAAAGTCACCCAGTGGAACATGACCGCTGAAAAGGCTACCGGGGTTTCCTCCGGCGATGCATACGGTAAACCTCTTGCTTCTGTTTTTCCGCGTATGGGGGCCGAAATGGATAAGATCAGGGAGAGCATCCGTTCCCGCCAGCCCCGGAATGAGGAACGTAAGTCCCGTCAGGGTGAGGGCGGGGTTCATTATGAAGATGTGACCATCTTTCCGCTCATCGCCAACGGTGTTGAGGGAGCGGTTATCCAGATTGATGATGTTACCGAGCGTTGTAATCTGGAACAGATGATGATTCAGACTGAAAAAATGATGTCTGTGGGCGGGCTGGCAGCTGGAATGGCTCATGAAATAAACAACCCTCTTGCAGCCATCTCCGGTAATACCCAGAATATTCTCAACCGTATTTATAAGGATCTGGACAAGAACCGCAGGGTGGCCGGAGAATGCGAAGTGGAGCTGGATAATCTGCGGGATTATCTTTCCCGCAGGGATGTTCCCAGAATGTTGAACGGTATTTCCGAGTCCTGCAACCGGGCGGCCACCATTGTCAGCAATATGCTTCGGTTCAGTCGCAAGAGCAAAAAAGAGTTCACTGGATGTAATCTGGCTGAACTGATGAATAATACAATTGAACTGGCGGCCAACGATTACGACCTCAAACGGGAATATGATTTCAGAAAGATCGAGATAATCAAAGAGTACAGCCCGGATCTTTCAGAAGTCCACTGCGAAGAAAACGAAATTCAGCAGGTTTTCCTCAATCTGCTGAAAAACGGCGCACAGGCCATGATGGAAAAGGAATATATTGATGACGGACCCTGTTTTATTCTAAGGTTGAAAAAAGAAGGCCGCATGGCTGTTGTGGAAGTTGAAGATAACGGTCCGGGCATGGACGAAGATGTACGCAAAAGGGTTTTTGAGCCGTTTTTCTCCACAAAGAGTGTCGGACACGGGACCGGGCTGGGATTGTCGGTGTCCTATTTTATCATTACGGATCAGCATAACGGATTAATGGAAGTAAATTCGGTTCCGGGCAATTGGACCCGGTTTGGGATTAAGATACCTATTTCAGGGCAGGAGGCGTAGCAATGCCACATTCAATTCTGGTTCTCGACGATGACGTGCATGTCAGGGAAAGTCTTGCGATAAGCCTTGAAGATGAGGATTTCGATGTCTACGAGGTCGGCAGTTCTGAAGATGCTTTGACTTTTCTGGATGGGCAGAAAGTGGATATGGTGATCGTTGATTTACGGTTGCCCGGAATGAACGGTACTGATTTTATTAATGAAGCCCGGTTAAAATGGCCGGCACTGAAATTTATCATTTATACCGGCTCTCCGGAGTTCAGTATACCGGTGGATCTGGCCGAAGTTTCCAGTGTTTCAAATTCCATATTCCTGAAGCCGTTGCCGACCTGCGAGGTTATGGTCAACGAAATTAGGCGCATGCTGGCTTAGGGTGTCTTTGTACTTCAGAAACAGTGTGAATTTGCAATAAGAGCGGGTTGCCGTTATCAGGTTGACAGAAGAACGGTTTTCCCGGAGTGAATTTTTGTGCCCCCGAAAAAAGAAGAGATAATATATATAGAAGCGAAAGCACCTGTGGAGCCTCCTCCGGAGGAGGGACTGCCGCCGTGGATGGCCACCTTTGCGGATATGGTTACCCTGTTGTTGTGCTTTTTTGTTCTGCTGCTTTCTTTTGCCAACCAGGATGTTGCTAACTTTGAGACCCTGAAAGGCTCCATGCGCGATGCTTTCGGGATGCAGACTCAGGATAAAACCGGAAAGCATATGGCTTTTTCCAAGAGTCCCAACTCCGCGTCTTCCATGAAAGCTGATGCCAAGAAGAAGATGGAGGCTCTTGAAGTTGATATCAGGGCTTTTATTTCCGCCGGTAAGCTGCAGAAGCTGATGGCGGTGAATACCGATCAGCAGGGTGTGCTGGTCAGGGTTCCCACCAGAGCCATATTCATGCCCGGAACTGCGCAGATTAATCCCAGAGCAACGAAACTGTTGGATAAAGTTGCCGGCATTATGAAGAAAAAGGATTTTAATCTTGTCGTCCGCGGGCACACGGATGACCGGGCCACGAAGAATAATATTTACAGTTCCAACTGGGAGCTTTCTGCTGCAAGGGCGGCTTCCTGTCTGCGTTATATTCTGAAAAAGTCCGGGGTCTCTTCCAAAAGGGTAAAAGCCGTGGGTTATGCCGGAACCAAGCCGCTGGTACCTAATACTTCCAACCGCAACAGGGCCATCAACCGCAGGGTTGAATTCTATTACCAGCCGCCATCTGATAAATTCTGATAGAAAGTAAAAAATAAAAACCCCGTCATTTCCATGAAGAAATGACGGGGTTTTTGGGATGATCAAGTTTTTTAATTCTTTTTGCGTTTTTCCCAGAGTTTCATCTCTTTCATTTTTTTACGCCGCTCACGCTGCAGGGATTTGCAGACCAGCGGTGTCTTTTTGGCGTATCCCCATTTTTCGCGGTACTCTTCCGGGGTCAGGCCGTATTTCGCGAGATGACGTTTGGTAAGCACCTTGAAAGATTTTCCTGATTCCAGACAGATGATGCTCTTTTCTCTGATGGCTTTTTTGGGATCTACCGGAGGGGTGGGGTCAGGGGAGCCGCTGTCGAGCATGCCTTCGCTGATTTTTTTGATTCCTGTTGCAAGCTTCTGCACCATGGAAGTTATTTCTTCTTCAGTCATGGTCCTTACGCTGGCTTGGGCTTTTACAATTTCAAGTGCTTCTTTCAGATGATCTTCCATATTATCTCCCTTTATCTGTTTAAAATTATTATTTGTATTGGTTTAAGTTGTATAGCACGGTATAAATTTGTGCTCTTTTTACCTATTATAAATTTCTAAATCTCTTTGTGTGGCAGTTGTGGCATTGCAGTTTGTGTTATTGATAACCTTTTTTTGCCACTGCCTATTACCAGTAACACTATCTATGGATAAAGGTGAAGTAGAATATTAAAAAACTCTATTCTTTTTTAGAATGCTGCAGGCCACTGCATGGGAGTCAGTTTGATTTAGTGTAAGTCAGGTTGTGAGTTGAGATTGGGGGAGGGGTAAGGTTTTGCTGTGTACCGGATTGTAACACTTTGTCGCAATCAAAGTGAAAGTTTGCGTTACTTTTTCACGCTAGTTGAGGTATAACGATGCAGTAGGTCTTTTGTCTGAGGGACGGGAATTGTTCCCGCGTACTATTGAATCAAATCAGATCCTGTAGATAGCGAGGTTTGTTATGCCCAAAGATATTAATGAATTTCTAAATGAAATAGGGGGAATGGATGTTGATTCCCTTGTGAATTGCGTCTGCCGCCACCATCTTTCATATCTGGGACGTGATTACAGCCGTACAGATATCTTCTCTCTCTATCAGGCTTTGGCTTATACTTTGCGGGACCGCCTTGTAGGTAACTGGATCAAAACCCAGCGTTCTTATTACAACCAGCGGGCCAAGAGTGTCTATTACCTCTCCCTTGAATTTTTGACCGGGAAATCTCTGGCCAGCAACACCTTGAGTCTTGGGGTGGAAAAAGAAGTGACTGAAATTCTGGATAAATTCGGGGTCACTCTTGATGAGGCCGAAAGTGCGGAAGCCGATGCCGGGCTGGGTAACGGCGGTCTGGGCAGGCTTGCGTCATGCTTTCTTGATTCCATGGCCAGTCTGGGGATTCCCGGTTACGGCTACGGGATAAGGTATGAGTACGGTATTTTCAAGCAGGCCATTGAGAACGGGGAGCAGGTCGAGGCCCCGGATGACTGGCTGCACAGCGGCAACCCGTGGGAATTCAACCGCAAGGGATTCATGTTTACGGTCCGTCTTTACGGGCGTGAAGAGCAGTACACCCACGAAGACGGATCGGTTCGCCATCGCTGGGCGGACAGTGCCAAAGTAATGGCCGTGCCCGTAGACATGCTCATTCCCGGTTACAAAAACGGCAACGTTATCAACATGCGTCTCTGGGAGGCCCAGCCGGCGCGGCGGTTCAATTTCGACCTCTTCAACAGCGGCGACTACATCCGCTCCATGGAAGATGCGGTCCGTTCCCAGACCATATCCAAGGTCCTTTACCCCAATGACCGTCTTAGTAAAGGACGGGAATTGCGTCTTGTGCAGCAGTATTTTTTTGTCTCGGCCACTATTCAGGATATGATGCGCCGCTTTGAAAAATTGAAACTTGATTTTTCCGAACTGCCCAACCGGGCCGTGGTCCAGCTCAACGAGACCCACCCGGCCATCGCCATCCCGGAACTGATGCGCATTCTAATTGACGAGCATATGCTCAACTGGGATGAGGCATGGCGCATCTGCCGCCGGACTTTCGCATACACTAACCACACGGTCATGCCCGAAGCCCTTGAAAAATGGCCTCTGGACATGATGAAAAAGGTTCTGCCCCGTCATGTTTCCATCATTTTCGAGATCAACCGCCGTTTCATGGAAGATGTGAAGGCCCGTTTTCCCGGTGATGAAGAGCGTTTGAAGCGCATGTCGATTATTGAGGATTGCGAATTCCCGCAGGTGCGTATGGCCTGGCTGGCCGTGGTGGGCAGTTTTATTGTGAACGGGGTTTCCGCCCTGCACGGAGAGTTGATCAAAAAGAGCATTTTTCAGGATTTCGTGGAAATGTTTCCCGGCAGGTTCACCTCGGTGACCAACGGCATTACCCCGCGCAGGTGGCTCAAGCAGTGCAACCAGCCGTTGTCCGACCTGATCAGTGAAAAGATCGGTGATGAGTGGGTGACTGATCTTGCTCAGCTGAGAAAGCTTGAACCGCTGGCTGACGACCCTGACTTTCAGGACCGCTGGTATGAATGCAAGCTTAAGGAAAAGCAGCGGCTGGTGGATTATGCCCGCAATGAATACGGACTCTACCTGCCTGCGGACTGGATGTATGATGTGCATGTTAAACGTATCCATGAATACAAGCGTCAGCTTCTCAATGTGCTGCATGCCATAACCCTGTACTGCCGTTTGAAAAAGAATCCGGATAGTGTGGCTGTGCCGAGGTTGAAGATTTTTGCCGGGAAAGCCGCTCCCGGATATTTTCTTGCCAAGCGCATTATCAGACTGATCAATTCCGTAGGCGCGGTGGTCAACTCCGATCCTGCGGTGAACCATAAACTGCGTATCGCCTTCATGCCCAACTACCGGGTTTCGCAGGCGGAACGCATTATTCCGGCTACCGACCTTTCAGAACAGATTTCCCTTGCCGGGACTGAAGCCTCCGGTACCGGAAATATGAAGTTCGCCCTTAACGGTGCCCTGACCATCGGAACTCTTGACGGGGCCAATATCGAGATTATGGAAGAGGTGGGCCGGGAGCACATGTTCATCTTCGGTATGGATGCGGATGAAGTGGAGGTTCGCCGCTACAACGGATACAACCCTTCTGAAATTGCTTCAGCTGATCAGGAGCTGGGCGAAGTCCTGCATTACATGGGTGACGGCACATTTTCCGAAGGTGACCGGGAGCTGTTCAAGCCGATCCTTGATGCTCTTTTTGATGGCGGTGACCAGTATATGGTCCTTGCCGATTACAGGGATTACGTGGATGCGCAGGACAAGGTTGATGAATTATGGCTGGACCGCAGAAATTGGCTGCGCAGTTCCATTCTTAACACTGCCGGTTCCGGGCATTTTTCCAGTGACAGGTCCATCATGGATTACGCCCGCAATATCTGGGGCATTCGTCCCATGGATTTGGAAAAATAGTTTTTAATTATTATAAACTTTAGCATGGCCGCCTGTTTTACCTTTAAAACAGGCGGTTATGTTTTGGCTCTTTCTGCTTAGCCCAGACTTTCTGCGGGATCAGCCCGGCTTTGCCAACTCGTTGAAATTTACATATATTGACGATCCCAAACCCACCCTAAGAATGGATACCAAATAATGAAAATGAAATTTCGTCCTTTTACTGCTTTGCTGTTAACTCTCCTGCTGTTGGTGGGAGTTTGCGCAGCAGCTTTTCACATGGGCTTTTTCGATGCTTTTTTTGCTGAAAAAGTGGAAATCGTCCAGCAACAGGAAGGGGAGGGTCCTGTTGTACGCCGTGAAGTGAGCAAACTGGTTTTACCGCTGGAGTCCGGTCAGCCCGGGGAAGCTGAAGGTCTCAATGAACAGGATCTTGCTGCAGGAAATAATTCCGCATCAACTCCTTCTTCAGAAGAACATGAACAGAACGGCCCGGATGCCGGGAATAAAACAGAGCAGGTTGTTGCTGAGAAAAAAATTTCTGAGTCCAAGCCCGAATCCAAGCCTAAGCCTAAACCGGAACCCAAGCCGAAAGCGAAGTCTGTCAAGCCTCTTTCAGTCAAAGGAGTGCTCAGAGGGATAGATGTTTCCTGTCAGCCGAAACAGGCTGCACTGGAGATCAGCCTTTCTTCCGCTGCGGGTAGAATAAGCTGGTTCAATCTTGATAAGCCGCGCCGTCTGGTTGTTGATCTGCACGGAAAGTGGAAGAACAAGGCTAAATCCGTATACCGGATAAAAGATTGTCCGGTTCAAAAGATTGTGCTTGGCGAACATCCCGGAAAAATTCGTCTGGTCATATATCTTGATGAAAAGGCAGCTCCTGCAAAGATAAAACCTGCTGTGCGCAGGGAGGATAAGGGGATTTTCCTGAAACTGGATTTTTAAATTTCAGCGGAAAATATTTTGTTGCGAACGGACTGGGGTGCTTTGCTGCCTCAGTCCGTTTTTGTTTCAACTAGTTTGTTTTTTAGCTCTAATGTAATGATATGTTTGGTTTTGATGTAAAGTGTGGCACGTAACACAAACGTAACAGCCGGGTCATTGCCCTGTAACCCGTGCCGGATAGTTAGTTCATGTCAGCTTGAGAAAGCTGGCTATTTTTTTACGGTGCGTATCACGTAAGATCAGGGATTCATCGAGCCTGATCCGATTTTATTTTTATATAATATTATGGAGATAGTGTAATGGGGCAAGCTGTTAAAATCGCTTCCAAAAATCTGGACTTTTACTATGGTGACTTCAAGGCTCTTGAAGATATTTCCATGGATTTTGAAGAAAACAGGGTTACCGCGCTTATCGGGCCTTCCGGTTGTGGTAAAAGTACTTTTCTGCGCTGCCTGAACAGGATGAATGACCTTATCCCCGGTACCCGCGTGGATGGTGACCTTACCCTTGATGAAGAAGATATTTACGCTCAGGGGCTGGATGTTGTTACCCTCAGAAGGCGTGTGGGCATGGTTTTCCAGAAACCCAACCCCTTTCCCAAGTCCATCTTTGAGAACGTTGCTTACGGTCTGCGCGTAAACGGCGTTAAAGATAAGGAATTTATCGCCCACAAGGTTGAAGAAAGCCTCAAGGGCGGTGCTCTCTGGGACGAGGTAAAGGATCGCCTCCATTCTTCCGCACTCGGGCTTTCCGGTGGTCAGCAGCAGAGACTGTGTATTGCCCGCGCTCTCGCGGTTGAGCCTGAAATCCTGCTTATGGACGAGCCTGCATCCGCTCTCGATCCCATCGCCACCCAGAAGATCGAGGACCTGATCCACGAGCTTAAGAAGAATTTCACCATTATCATCGTGACCCACTCCATGCAGCAGGCTGCACGTGTGTCCGACCAGACTGCATTCTTTTACATGGGACGTCTTATTGAGACCGGTAAAACCGAAACCATGTTCACCAAACCCAAGAACAAGCAGACTGAAGATTACATCACTGGTAGATTCGGTTAGAACGCTGCCCTAGTTCATGTATACAGGTCCGGCCTGCCGGACCGCAAGCCTACGGAGATTCTTATGGAGCAGCGTGCCCACTTTATAAAAAAAATGGACGACCTGAAGGTTCAGGTCCTCAGGATGTCCAGCATGGCGGAAACCGCCCTGCACAATTCAATAAAAGCTCTCAGTGAATGCAATGCCGAGCTGGCTGAAGATGTCATCATGAACGACATCAAGATCAACGAACTTGAATGCGAGCTTGATGAATACAATCTCAGTCTGCTGGCCCTTGACCAGCCCATGGCCCGGGACCTGCGTTTCATTGTCGGTTCCATGCGTATTGCGAGCAACCTCGAAAGGATTGGCGATCAGGCGGTTAATCTCGCCAATCATACGGTCTTTTTGAGCACCCGTCCTCCGCTGCCGTTCAACCAGCAGCTGGACCAGATGAGTGCTATTGCACAGGACATGGTCGCCAAGGCGGTCAAGGCTTTTGCTGATGAAGACCATGTCCTTGCTGCCGAAGTCTGCGGCATGGATAATGAAGCGGACAGCCTCAATGTCCGGATTCTTAAAGGCCTTATCGAGAATATGGTCTCCGAGACAAGAATTGTTGAGCGCGGTGTGCATCTGATCATGGCTGCCGCCAACCTTGAGCGTGTTGCGGATCAGGCCACCAACATTGCCGAGTCAGTTATTTTCATCAGTCAGGGTGTAAACATCAAGCACCAGTGCAAGGGCTAAATCCCGCAGTATGTGTTATTAAGATATGTCTCACAGAAAGAGCCGGATTTGTTCCGGCTCTTTTTTTTGCCTTAAGCATTGAGTGCAAACGATTTCAGGTGCTGGGGGCATGCTGGATGAGGTTTACATAAGTTCTTTTTTAGGATAGAAGCAGTTCTCTTAATCTCAAGCTGGGAATTTTTATCACCCGCATTGAAAAGTGCAGATGGATGATTATCTTAATAGGTTGAGAGTATCCCGTAACGGGCATTAGGGACGAAGTACGGCTTTTTAAGCCAACGGACAATCTGGGCATCGGCTGCCTCGGAACGCGTGAGCAGGTTGATTCCAATGTACTTATCCCATCATATATGTCGAAATTTTGTCCGAGGACATCGTTGTTGGAGGTAACCCATGGAAAACAATGAAAACATGAACGCCGAAATGGAAATGGATATGGACTTCGAGGCTGCCCTTGAAGATTATCTTAATGCCGATTTCGGAAATCTGGACGAAGGCAGCATCGTTGCCGGTGAAGTAGTTAAAGTTGATAAAGACTTCGTTCTCATCGACGTTAACTTCAAATCTGAAGGCCAGA carries:
- a CDS encoding MASE1 domain-containing protein, coding for MSDNRKIIMENLAVAAAYWIVSHLNWVVFSSVGVLPMPIWPAAAVAIIAALYRGWAIGSGIALGTILANHFSLGAPWAFACCIAVMNTLGPLLGASLIRSKNGGGLHFKTAGNMGFAVFVGVFLVPLLTALGGIGSKFMFGFLPAGKVVVSIARWGMAHALGTFVFAVPYFAWLESRVSHER
- a CDS encoding OmpA family protein, with the protein product MPPKKEEIIYIEAKAPVEPPPEEGLPPWMATFADMVTLLLCFFVLLLSFANQDVANFETLKGSMRDAFGMQTQDKTGKHMAFSKSPNSASSMKADAKKKMEALEVDIRAFISAGKLQKLMAVNTDQQGVLVRVPTRAIFMPGTAQINPRATKLLDKVAGIMKKKDFNLVVRGHTDDRATKNNIYSSNWELSAARAASCLRYILKKSGVSSKRVKAVGYAGTKPLVPNTSNRNRAINRRVEFYYQPPSDKF
- a CDS encoding AMIN domain-containing protein, whose translation is MKMKFRPFTALLLTLLLLVGVCAAAFHMGFFDAFFAEKVEIVQQQEGEGPVVRREVSKLVLPLESGQPGEAEGLNEQDLAAGNNSASTPSSEEHEQNGPDAGNKTEQVVAEKKISESKPESKPKPKPEPKPKAKSVKPLSVKGVLRGIDVSCQPKQAALEISLSSAAGRISWFNLDKPRRLVVDLHGKWKNKAKSVYRIKDCPVQKIVLGEHPGKIRLVIYLDEKAAPAKIKPAVRREDKGIFLKLDF
- a CDS encoding MucR family transcriptional regulator, which gives rise to MEDHLKEALEIVKAQASVRTMTEEEITSMVQKLATGIKKISEGMLDSGSPDPTPPVDPKKAIREKSIICLESGKSFKVLTKRHLAKYGLTPEEYREKWGYAKKTPLVCKSLQRERRKKMKEMKLWEKRKKN
- a CDS encoding PAS domain S-box protein codes for the protein MSGSKNPGRSMLLTFLLFALCMWFVDSIFELLWFNEEGAGLGHHFFPIDDPHEMFMRILMVSSILLSGAVVSFMYGRVSLSEERARESEQKLKTIFNSIGDAVIATDAQGRVTRMNPVAEQLTGWSVGAATGLALPDVFKIINSVTKHPCENPVDKVLQSKKVVGLANHTTLISHDGEEFQIADSAAPVFDKYGNISGTVLVFRDVSEDYRQREELRKLRNYLSNIIDSMPSILVGVDVDGKVTQWNMTAEKATGVSSGDAYGKPLASVFPRMGAEMDKIRESIRSRQPRNEERKSRQGEGGVHYEDVTIFPLIANGVEGAVIQIDDVTERCNLEQMMIQTEKMMSVGGLAAGMAHEINNPLAAISGNTQNILNRIYKDLDKNRRVAGECEVELDNLRDYLSRRDVPRMLNGISESCNRAATIVSNMLRFSRKSKKEFTGCNLAELMNNTIELAANDYDLKREYDFRKIEIIKEYSPDLSEVHCEENEIQQVFLNLLKNGAQAMMEKEYIDDGPCFILRLKKEGRMAVVEVEDNGPGMDEDVRKRVFEPFFSTKSVGHGTGLGLSVSYFIITDQHNGLMEVNSVPGNWTRFGIKIPISGQEA
- the pstB gene encoding phosphate ABC transporter ATP-binding protein PstB, translating into MGQAVKIASKNLDFYYGDFKALEDISMDFEENRVTALIGPSGCGKSTFLRCLNRMNDLIPGTRVDGDLTLDEEDIYAQGLDVVTLRRRVGMVFQKPNPFPKSIFENVAYGLRVNGVKDKEFIAHKVEESLKGGALWDEVKDRLHSSALGLSGGQQQRLCIARALAVEPEILLMDEPASALDPIATQKIEDLIHELKKNFTIIIVTHSMQQAARVSDQTAFFYMGRLIETGKTETMFTKPKNKQTEDYITGRFG
- a CDS encoding response regulator, whose product is MPHSILVLDDDVHVRESLAISLEDEDFDVYEVGSSEDALTFLDGQKVDMVIVDLRLPGMNGTDFINEARLKWPALKFIIYTGSPEFSIPVDLAEVSSVSNSIFLKPLPTCEVMVNEIRRMLA
- the phoU gene encoding phosphate signaling complex protein PhoU is translated as MEQRAHFIKKMDDLKVQVLRMSSMAETALHNSIKALSECNAELAEDVIMNDIKINELECELDEYNLSLLALDQPMARDLRFIVGSMRIASNLERIGDQAVNLANHTVFLSTRPPLPFNQQLDQMSAIAQDMVAKAVKAFADEDHVLAAEVCGMDNEADSLNVRILKGLIENMVSETRIVERGVHLIMAAANLERVADQATNIAESVIFISQGVNIKHQCKG
- a CDS encoding glycogen/starch/alpha-glucan phosphorylase, which gives rise to MPKDINEFLNEIGGMDVDSLVNCVCRHHLSYLGRDYSRTDIFSLYQALAYTLRDRLVGNWIKTQRSYYNQRAKSVYYLSLEFLTGKSLASNTLSLGVEKEVTEILDKFGVTLDEAESAEADAGLGNGGLGRLASCFLDSMASLGIPGYGYGIRYEYGIFKQAIENGEQVEAPDDWLHSGNPWEFNRKGFMFTVRLYGREEQYTHEDGSVRHRWADSAKVMAVPVDMLIPGYKNGNVINMRLWEAQPARRFNFDLFNSGDYIRSMEDAVRSQTISKVLYPNDRLSKGRELRLVQQYFFVSATIQDMMRRFEKLKLDFSELPNRAVVQLNETHPAIAIPELMRILIDEHMLNWDEAWRICRRTFAYTNHTVMPEALEKWPLDMMKKVLPRHVSIIFEINRRFMEDVKARFPGDEERLKRMSIIEDCEFPQVRMAWLAVVGSFIVNGVSALHGELIKKSIFQDFVEMFPGRFTSVTNGITPRRWLKQCNQPLSDLISEKIGDEWVTDLAQLRKLEPLADDPDFQDRWYECKLKEKQRLVDYARNEYGLYLPADWMYDVHVKRIHEYKRQLLNVLHAITLYCRLKKNPDSVAVPRLKIFAGKAAPGYFLAKRIIRLINSVGAVVNSDPAVNHKLRIAFMPNYRVSQAERIIPATDLSEQISLAGTEASGTGNMKFALNGALTIGTLDGANIEIMEEVGREHMFIFGMDADEVEVRRYNGYNPSEIASADQELGEVLHYMGDGTFSEGDRELFKPILDALFDGGDQYMVLADYRDYVDAQDKVDELWLDRRNWLRSSILNTAGSGHFSSDRSIMDYARNIWGIRPMDLEK